The following are encoded in a window of Ictalurus punctatus breed USDA103 chromosome 13, Coco_2.0, whole genome shotgun sequence genomic DNA:
- the LOC108261995 gene encoding C-type mannose receptor 2-like isoform X2, whose amino-acid sequence MVQLQNEAQIQQFSSSAWIGLYNDVKSWRWSFGNEPLGSMTKWNPGEPGNWGGHEECVATSSSAWFDAPCTLMFPLLCFDDRQTGNGRYIYNSNTMTWLEAQSYCRQHYTDLTSVRNTTEHLAIQGLVTGSAWIGLFRDAWKWVDKTNFSTISWMSGKPDNALGNENCGYVNNGQAADAQCSDVMPFFCYSEIIKKQIIRLKIQSNQDVNNLISQAAILEQIRQKLKDHGMAENITVEWRKQPNGVVFHKEKEGD is encoded by the exons ATGGTACAACTTCAGAATGAAGCCCAGATACAACAGTTCAGTTCCAGTGCTTGGATTGGACTGTACAATGACGTCAAAAGCTGGCGCTGGTCTTTTGGAAATGAGCCATTGGGAAGTATGACCAAATGGAATCCAGGAGAGCCTGGCAACTGGGGCGGACATGAAGAGTGTGTTGCAACATCTTCGTCAGCTTGGTTTGACGCTCCATGTACACTGATGTTTCCCCTTCTCTGCTTTGATG acagacaaactgGCAATGGGAGATACATTTATAATTCTAATACAATGACCTGGCTTGAAGCTCAGAGTTATTGTAGACAGCATTATACAGACTTGACCAGTGTGAGAAACACAACAGAACACCTAGCTATACAGGGACTGGTCACTGGATCGGCTTGGATTGGTCTGTTCAGAGATGCCTGGAAGTGGGTAGACAAAACCAACTTCTCTACCATCAGTTGGATGTCAGGAAAACCTGATAATGCCCTGGGGAATGAAAATTGTGGTTATGTAAATAACGGTCAGGCCGCTGATGCACAGTGCTCAGATGTAATGCCTTTCTTCTGTTACTCAG aaataataaaaaaacaaatcatcaGACTGAAGATCCAGTCCAATCAGGATGTTAACAATCTGATATCACAGGCAGCCATCTTAGAGCAG ATCAGACAAAAACTGAAGGATCATGGGATGGCAGAGAACATCACAGTGGAATGGAGAAAGCAACCAAATGGAGTAGTTTTTCACaaggagaaagaaggagatTAG
- the LOC108261995 gene encoding C-type mannose receptor 2-like isoform X1 encodes MVQLQNEAQIQQFSSSAWIGLYNDVKSWRWSFGNEPLGSMTKWNPGEPGNWGGHEECVATSSSAWFDAPCTLMFPLLCFDDRQTGNGRYIYNSNTMTWLEAQSYCRQHYTDLTSVRNTTEHLAIQGLVTGSAWIGLFRDAWKWVDKTNFSTISWMSGKPDNALGNENCGYVNNGQAADAQCSDVMPFFCYSDAEIIKKQIIRLKIQSNQDVNNLISQAAILEQIRQKLKDHGMAENITVEWRKQPNGVVFHKEKEGD; translated from the exons ATGGTACAACTTCAGAATGAAGCCCAGATACAACAGTTCAGTTCCAGTGCTTGGATTGGACTGTACAATGACGTCAAAAGCTGGCGCTGGTCTTTTGGAAATGAGCCATTGGGAAGTATGACCAAATGGAATCCAGGAGAGCCTGGCAACTGGGGCGGACATGAAGAGTGTGTTGCAACATCTTCGTCAGCTTGGTTTGACGCTCCATGTACACTGATGTTTCCCCTTCTCTGCTTTGATG acagacaaactgGCAATGGGAGATACATTTATAATTCTAATACAATGACCTGGCTTGAAGCTCAGAGTTATTGTAGACAGCATTATACAGACTTGACCAGTGTGAGAAACACAACAGAACACCTAGCTATACAGGGACTGGTCACTGGATCGGCTTGGATTGGTCTGTTCAGAGATGCCTGGAAGTGGGTAGACAAAACCAACTTCTCTACCATCAGTTGGATGTCAGGAAAACCTGATAATGCCCTGGGGAATGAAAATTGTGGTTATGTAAATAACGGTCAGGCCGCTGATGCACAGTGCTCAGATGTAATGCCTTTCTTCTGTTACTCAG atgcagaaataataaaaaaacaaatcatcaGACTGAAGATCCAGTCCAATCAGGATGTTAACAATCTGATATCACAGGCAGCCATCTTAGAGCAG ATCAGACAAAAACTGAAGGATCATGGGATGGCAGAGAACATCACAGTGGAATGGAGAAAGCAACCAAATGGAGTAGTTTTTCACaaggagaaagaaggagatTAG
- the LOC108273565 gene encoding C-type mannose receptor 2 → MKTCLFLLLFYTGVVPIVRSVSHKYYLINQGKTWSDAQAYCRATYTDLAIIKSNDDMVRLQNEAQIQQFSSSAWIGLYNDVKSWRWSFGNEPLGSMIKWISGEPNNWGGHEECVTTTSSGWSDYTCTWKGPVLCFDDRQTGNGRYIYISSPMTFFEAQSYCRQHYTDLTSVRNTTEHLAIQGLVTGNTWIGLFRDAWKWVDKTNFSTISWMSGKPDNALENENCGYVNNSQAADAQCSDVMPFFCYSDAEIIKKQIIRLKIQSNQDVNNLISQAAILEQIRQKLKDHGMAENITVEWRKQPNGVVFHKEKEGD, encoded by the exons ATGAAGACGTGTCTGTTTCTACTCTTGTTTTACACAG GAGTCGTCCCCATCGTCCGCTCTGTCTCTCATAAGTACTATCTGATCAATCAGGGGAAAACATGGAGTGATGCTCAGGCTTACTGTCGAGCCACATACACTGACCTGGCGATCATTAAAAGCAATGACGATATGGTACGACTTCAGAATGAAGCCCAGATACAACAGTTCAGTTCCAGTGCTTGGATTGGACTGTACAATGACGTCAAAAGCTGGCGCTGGTCTTTTGGAAATGAGCCATTGGGAAGTATGATAAAATGGATTTCAGGAGAGCCTAACAACTGGGGCGGACATGAAGAGTGTGTTACAACAACTTCATCGGGTTGGTCTGACTACACATGTACATGGAAGGGTCCCGTTCTCTGCTTTGATG acagacaaactgGCAATGGGAGATACATTTATATCTCTAGTCCAATGACCTTTTTTGAAGCTCAGAGTTACTGTAGACAGCATTATACAGACTTGACCAGTGTGAGAAACACAACAGAACACCTAGCTATACAGGGACTGGTCACTGGAAATACCTGGATTGGTCTGTTCAGAGACGCCTGGAAGTGGGTAGACAAAACCAACTTCTCTACCATCAGTTGGATGTCAGGAAAACCTGATAATGCACTGGAGAATGAAAACTGTGGTTATGTAAATAACAGTCAGGCCGCTGATGCACAGTGCTCAGATGTAATGCCTTTCTTCTGTTACTCAG atgcagaaataataaaaaaacaaatcatcaGACTGAAGATCCAGTCCAATCAGGATGTTAACAATCTGATATCACAGGCAGCCATCTTAGAGCAG ATCAGACAAAAACTGAAGGATCATGGGATGGCAGAGAACATCACAGTGGAATGGAGAAAGCAACCAAATGGAGTAGTTTTTCACaaggagaaagaaggagatTAG